From the genome of Corallococcus macrosporus DSM 14697:
CCTTGGACCGCTTGGCCACCTTCAGCTCGCGGAAGCCCAGGCCGTGCATCATCTTCACGACGGACTTCTCGAACGTGCCCACGTCCAGCTCGCCCAGGCGCTTGCGCAGCCCGCGCGCCACCGAGCGGCGCGCGTCCTTGAGCGTGGTGCGCAGCGTGGCCACCAGCGCGGCGTCCGCCGGGGCCTCGCCCGCGACGGCGGGCTTGCCCAGCACCGGACGGCCCGCCTCCAGCGGGATGCCCAGCGCCTGCGCGAACGCGGCCTGCAGCTCCAGCGGCGGGGCCTCACTCGGGGCGCCGGCGCGCTCCAGCGACACCTCACCGGAGTCCTTGCTGAAGGCGTACTGCGGCCGGCGGCCCGCGTCGATGCGGCGCTGGTTGTCCTCCAAGAGCGCGGTGAGCACCGCCTCCACCGTCGTGTCCTCGGCGCACAGCTCCTTGGCCCGGGCACGCTCGATGAGCTGCTCCGTGCGCAGCCCGATGTCCGACTCGCTGAGGATTTCGAACACCACCTCGGGCAGCGGCGGGAAGCGCTTGCGGCGTCCGCCACGCTCATCGTCCTCGTCCCGGCGGCGCTTGCGGTCGCTGCCACGGCCCGCCACCCGCACGTTGTCCGTGCGCGGCTCGGGGTGGCGCTCCGCCGGCCGCAGCGGCGGCAGGTCCTCTTCAGGATGCGGCTCGACCACGCCAGTCTGAGCCAGTGCCTCGACGTCCTCGGGAATCGACCAGTCGACCAGCGCGAAGGTGTCCTTCGCGGTAACAAGCACCTTGCGATCCCTCGTGCGGCGCGCCATGGCTGCGAGGCGCGACAGCATCGTCACCTCAGGCGTCTTGCCCACGTGGGAGAGCAGGCTCTGCTGGATGGACTTCTCGGTAATTTCAAGGAAGTGGAGGGGACGACCTTCGCTCTCCAGGATGCGGAGCGCGGCCTCGTAGAATGTCATCGAGTATTCCCCAGGAATTCCGAACGGTTACAAAAATGTAGGTCCGTATAGGCGGCGGATGCTAGCCATCGCTAAACTGGCTTGTCAACGAACGCAAGATGACCCGCATACGCATCGGACAGCGCTGGAAACGCGAACCCGCGGCTTCCCCGCTCGATTCCATCGCACTGGAATTGGACGGGGTGGACCTTCTGTCCGGGGCCGTGGAGGAATCTCTAGCAGAAGTCGTCCCCTCCCTGGTGCGCTCAGTTGCGGCGCTGGCCGGGGGACGGCAGAAACTGGCCCAGGTCTCCCTGCCTGAAGCCCACCTGGAGCTGGTGCTCCGGCGCGTGGGCCCGGAGGTGGAGCTCCTGGTGGCCAACCTCTCACGCCCCGCCCGGCTGATGCGCCCCCCCGTCCGGGTGGAGCTGGAAGAGCTGGTGGAGGCCGTCCGTGAAGCCGGCGAGCGCTTCCTCGCCGACGTCACCCGGGCCGGGCCCAAGGCGCTGGCCACCCCCCTGGGGCAGGCGCTCAAGGAGCCGTTGAAGAGCCTGAAGCGGCCCGCCCGCCCCCCGGACGAAGTCCCCGCCCGCCCCGCCACGAGGCGGCTGGAGCCCGCGGAGGTCCCGGGCTTCGGCTTCGAGCTCCGGGACGCGGGGCTGCCCACCGGCGCGGGCCGCGGCGCCGCGCGAGGCACGGCCGGCCTGCTGGCCCCGCTGCTCGCGGGCGGCGAGGTCTGGCTGTCCCTCCCAGGCAGACCGGACGCCTGGCGCGTCCCGGGCCCTCCGTTCCTCACGGTGCTGGAGCTGTCGCGGCTGGCGGTGGAGCTGGCCCGCGCGGTGGAGCTGGGCGAGCGCCGCTTCGAGCTGGCCCCCGCGGGCGCGAAGCCCCCGCTGCTGCTGGACTTGAAGACGGGCCAGGCCAGGGCCGGCCGCACCGGGGCGCCCTTCCCGCTCCCGGGCTCCGTGCTCGCCGCCGCCCTCTTCCACCTGGGCGAGTCCCTGGCCGCGGCCTTCGCGGAGGCGGACCGGGCCCTGGTGGGCAACCCCTACCGGGCGGAGCTGGCGGAGCGCTGCAGGGAGGGCCTCTCCCACCTGCGCGGCCCCGTCCAGCCCCCCGAGGCGCAGGGCGCGGCCCGCGAGAAGAAGGCCCGCGCGAAGGGTCAGGGCACCTCGCGTCCGCTCAAGGTCCCCGGCCGCCTGCGCCGGCTGCGCTTCGAGAAGCTGTGGGAGAAGCGAGGCCTGCCGGACGCGGAAGAGGCGCGGCTGCTGCTGGGCCGGCATGGGCCGGTCTACTGCGCCCCGCAGCTCACCTCCGCGTTCTCCCGGAAGGACGGCGCGCTGCTGTGGAAGCGCGCCGCGGCGCTGGGCGTGGCCGCGTCGGCGGACGGCCACGCGGTGGCGGCGGACATCGCGCGCGTGTACGGCTTCACGGGCCGGGGCAGCGGCGCCCGCTGGCTGCACGACCACGACGGCATCCCCCTGGGCCCGCTGCTGCTGCGCAAGGATGGCCTGCTCCTCACCCTGTCCGAGGACCGCACCGTCGTGGCCTTCGCGGAGGCCACCGGCCGCGAGGTGTGGCGCCTGGCGCCGCCCCGGACGCAGCGGAGCTGGCTGGCCACGCAGGGGCACCGCGCGCTGGTGGGGACGGACTCGGGCTACCTCTATGGGCTGGACCTGGAGGACGGCCAGGTCCGCTACCGCATGCGGGCGCCCATGCCCTTCCACGGCGCGCCGGTGGCGTGGGGCAAGCGCTTCCTGGCCATGCTGGGCCGGGGCTCGCACTGGGCGCTGCTGCTCGCGGACGCGCACACCGGTGAAGCCGTGTGGACGTACGAGCCGGACC
Proteins encoded in this window:
- a CDS encoding PQQ-binding-like beta-propeller repeat protein yields the protein MTRIRIGQRWKREPAASPLDSIALELDGVDLLSGAVEESLAEVVPSLVRSVAALAGGRQKLAQVSLPEAHLELVLRRVGPEVELLVANLSRPARLMRPPVRVELEELVEAVREAGERFLADVTRAGPKALATPLGQALKEPLKSLKRPARPPDEVPARPATRRLEPAEVPGFGFELRDAGLPTGAGRGAARGTAGLLAPLLAGGEVWLSLPGRPDAWRVPGPPFLTVLELSRLAVELARAVELGERRFELAPAGAKPPLLLDLKTGQARAGRTGAPFPLPGSVLAAALFHLGESLAAAFAEADRALVGNPYRAELAERCREGLSHLRGPVQPPEAQGAAREKKARAKGQGTSRPLKVPGRLRRLRFEKLWEKRGLPDAEEARLLLGRHGPVYCAPQLTSAFSRKDGALLWKRAAALGVAASADGHAVAADIARVYGFTGRGSGARWLHDHDGIPLGPLLLRKDGLLLTLSEDRTVVAFAEATGREVWRLAPPRTQRSWLATQGHRALVGTDSGYLYGLDLEDGQVRYRMRAPMPFHGAPVAWGKRFLAMLGRGSHWALLLADAHTGEAVWTYEPDLSHLSAPLPVGSRVFIAGEREREGVLLCLDAKGRRLWERPLNLGPGPYALAPLPRAVVVTSASGAATRVAASGTVDWRVGAAGEPLIGALPAHTARDVTLVPGERVRAVDPRGGQVLAEVQAGVGLVALQADVRLNLYFLDDAGTLSAYRLGSHFTVVE